A genomic window from Thunnus thynnus chromosome 12, fThuThy2.1, whole genome shotgun sequence includes:
- the LOC137194603 gene encoding gap junction delta-4 protein-like yields MGAADLLFITISHNISFMGKTWWMLMLVLRLLVLLLAGFTLFRDEQERFICNTIQPGCLNVCFDVFAPVSIFHLWLFHLILLCLPHLMFAIYIMHKILSYPYFGAFYSDRNRGGSPFTLDNSSSSRELSLNKAPLNDLPREWGTPRFYCAYFLVVILRILLEVVFGAGQFFLFGLSVPKSFLCYEAPCTSGVECYISRPTEKTLMLNFMLGVTSLSILLSLVDLVSSMKAMVRWRRKREMLIEEMSKGEQSSVFTTTTASEDTDVLLSRRTSPSGSSKNGLRDEKHTAGVVPNAELLHSKVTGGPTFKTGITADDKSLKCIDTKAEMSRSPTPMSTLAPTHFVLHSHLRPPLCPRPERGPLPSTSMPTPMGVKNLGQYTPVEANSSQQSDISDSPQDKRAWV; encoded by the exons ATGGGAGCAGCAGATCTACTCTTCATCACTATCAGTCATAATATTTCCTTTATGG GTAAAACCTGGTGGATGTTGATGCTGGTTTTACGTCTGCTGGTCCTCTTACTAGCCGGTTTCACCCTCTTTCGTGATGAGCAGGAGAGATTTATCTGCAACACCATCCAGCCAGGCTGcttgaatgtttgttttgacGTATTTGCTCCTGTATCCATCTTCCATCTGTGGCTGTTCCACCTTATTCTTCTCTGTCTTCCACATTTGATGTTTGCAATTTACATCATGCATAAAATATTGTCTTATCCATACTTTGGAGCTTTCTACAGTGACAGGAATCGAGGAGGTTCACCTTTCACCCTGGATAACTCGAGCTCCTCAAGAGAACTGTCCTTGAATAAAGCTCCACTTAATGACCTCCCGCGTGAATGGGGAACGCCACGCTTCTACTGCGCCTACTTCCTGGTCGTGATTCTACGGATCCTTCTGGAAGTGGTTTTCGGTGCAGGGCAGTTTTTTctctttggtttgtctgttccaAAGAGCTTCCTCTGTTACGAGGCTCCCTGCACATCTGGAGTCGAATGCTACATCTCCAGACCTACAGAGAAGACCTTAATGCTCAACTTCATGCTAGGCGTCACCTCCTTGTCCATACTACTGAGTCTGGTTGACCTGGTGAGCTCCATGAAGGCGATGgtgagatggaggaggaagagggagatgCTGATAGAGGAGATGAGTAAAGGAGAGCAAAGCAGCGTCTTTACAACGACAACTGCATCTGAAGACACTGATGTCCTTTTAAGCAGGAGAACCAGCCCAAGTGGAAGTTCAAAGAATGGTCTCAGAGATGAAAAACATACTGCTGGTGTTGTGCCAAATGCTGAGCTTCTTCATTCAAAGGTGACTGGAGGACCCACCTTTAAAACAGGTATAACTGCTGATGACAAGAGCCTAAAATGCATAGATACAAAGGCAGAGATGTCCCGCTCACCTACTCCCATGAGCACTCTGGCACCAACCCACTTTGTCCTCCACAGCCACCTGAGACCTCCGCTGTGCCCTCGCCCAGAGAGGGGACCACTACCAAGCACTAGTATGCCAACACCCATGGGTGTCAAAAACCTGGGCCAGTACACCCCAGTGGAGGCAAACTCAAGCCAACAGTCTGACATCAGTGACTCTCCTCAAGATAAGAGGGCATGGGTGTAA
- the LOC137194604 gene encoding frizzled-8-like: MERSIPGWCVLLTLVLHGTGCMAAKEHQCQEISVPLCKGIGYNNTYMPNQFNHDTQDEAGLEVHQFWPLVEIKCSPDLRFFLCSMYTPICLEDYKKPLPPCRSVCERAKAGCAPLMRQYGFPWPDRMRCDLLPEQGHQDMLCMDYNQSQTTTASPVVAKPTNHPSKPYNPRKKNAYGRGIPGKHKPAASPCETGCFCRAPMVPVTSDSHPLHNRVKTGQILNCAMPCHNPYFTQEERTFTAFWIGLWSVLCFISTFATVATFLIDMERFKYPERPIIFLSACYMFVSVGYIVRLIAGHEEVACNRENGVEHIHYETTGPALCTIVFLLIYFFGMASSIWWVILSLTWFLAAGMKWGNEAIASYAQYFHLAAWLIPSMKSIAVLALSSVDGDSVAGICYVGNQNLDNLRGFVLAPLVIYLFIGTMFLLAGFVSLFRIRSVIKQGGTKTDKLERLMIRIGVFTVLYTVPATVIVACYFYEQHNRQTWEITHNCTCMTDPNRQRPDYAVFMLKYFMCLLVGITSGAWIWSGKTLDSWRTFCTRCCWGSKASAGSMYSDVSTGLTWRSGTASSVSCPKQMPLSRV, encoded by the coding sequence ATGGAGAGGAGCATCCCGGGATGGTGCGTGCTGTTAACCCTCGTCCTGCACGGAACTGGCTGCATGGCGGCCAAGGAGCACCAATGCCAGGAGATCTCCGTGCCTCTGTGCAAAGGCATCGGCTACAACAACACCTACATGCCCAATCAGTTCAACCACGACACGCAGGACGAAGCCGGCCTGGAGGTGCACCAGTTCTGGCCGCTGGTGGAGATAAAGTGCTCCCCGGACCTGCGCTTCTTCCTCTGCAGCATGTACACACCGATCTGCCTAGAGGACTACAAGAAGCCGTTGCCCCCGTGCAGGAGCGTGTGTGAACGGGCCAAAGCTGGCTGCGCTCCGCTCATGAGGCAGTACGGCTTCCCGTGGCCAGATCGGATGAGGTGCGACCTGCTGCCTGAGCAAGGCCACCAGGATATGCTGTGCATGGACTACAACCAGAGCCAGACCACCACCGCGTCACCAGTGGTGGCGAAGCCAACCAACCACCCCTCGAAGCCTTATAACCCTAGGAAAAAGAACGCGTACGGTCGCGGCATCCCCGGGAAGCACAAACCAGCAGCCTCCCCGTGTGAGACAGGATGCTTCTGCCGTGCGCCCATGGTGCCGGTGACCAGCGACAGCCACCCGCTGCACAACCGCGTCAAAACGGGTCAGATCTTGAACTGCGCCATGCCGTGCCACAATCCTTACTTCACCCAGGAAGAGAGGACTTTCACTGCCTTCTGGATCGGCCTGTGGTCCGTCCTGTGTTTCATCTCCACTTTTGCAACTGTGGCGACTTTTCTAATCGACATGGAGAGATTTAAGTACCCGGAGCGCCCCATCATATTCCTCTCTGCCTGCTACATGTTTGTGTCCGTTGGATACATTGTCAGACTGATCGCCGGACACGAGGAAGTGGCCTGCAACAGGGAAAACGGAGTTGAACACATCCACTATGAAACCACAGGTCCTGCGCTCTGCACCATAGTTTTCCTGCTTATCTATTTCTTCGGCATGGCCAGTTCGATATGGTGGGTGATACTGTCTCTCACTTGGTTTCTCGCTGCAGGAATGAAGTGGGGGAACGAGGCCATTGCCAGTTACgcacaatattttcatttggcCGCCTGGCTCATCCCCAGCATGAAATCCATAGCAGTTTTGGCTCTGAGTTCTGTTGACGGGGACTCTGTGGCTGGGATATGCTACGTGGGTAACCAGAATTTGGATAACCTGCGAGGTTTTGTTTTGGCACCTCTAGTTATCTACCTGTTCATCGGCACCATGTTTCTGTTGGCCGGGTTCGTCTCTCTGTTCAGGATCAGGAGTGTTATCAAACAAGGGGGGACAAAGACTGACAAGCTGGAGAGGCTGATGATCCGGATAGgagttttcacagttttataCACCGTCCCAGCCACTGTCATAGTGGCGTGTTACTTTTACGAGCAGCATAACAGACAGACGTGGGAAATTACGCACAACTGTACGTGCATGACGGACCCGAACAGGCAGAGGCCGGACTATGCTGTGTTCATGCTCAAATACTTTATGTGCCTCCTGGTGGGCATCACCTCAGGGGCCTGGATCTGGTCCGGGAAAACCTTGGACTCCTGGAGGACTTTTTGCACGCGGTGCTGCTGGGGGAGTAAGGCCTCCGCGGGCTCCATGTACAGTGACGTGAGCACGGGACTGACCTGGAGATCCGGTACGGCCAGCTCCGTCTCCTGCCCCAAACAGATGCCACTGTCCCGGGTCTGA